The following coding sequences are from one Carcharodon carcharias isolate sCarCar2 chromosome 13, sCarCar2.pri, whole genome shotgun sequence window:
- the LOC121286457 gene encoding transmembrane protein 233-like isoform X1, with product MSQTVSKADLKESLEEGPETGPDNGAQQEQMPRKYIFLTIFSCFCPSYPINIVAFVFSMMALRSYNEGDIDGAKKLAHIAVLVAIAAIIIGLLIIAISCVVHFTVQQ from the exons ATGTCTCAGACAGTCAGCAAAGCGGATCTGAAAGAATCGTTAGAAGAGGGTCCAGAGACCGGTCCTGACAATGGAGCCCAACAGGAGCAGATGCCTCGGAAATATATTTTTCTCACCATATTCTCTTGTTTCTGTCCATCTTATCCCATCAACATCGTGGCGTTCGTCTTTTCAATGATG GCTCTACGCAGCTACAATGAGGGTGATATTGATGGAGCCAAAAAACTGGCACACATTGCGGTGTTGGTTGCCATAGCAGCCATTATTATTGGATTATTAATTATCGCAATCTCTTGCGTCGTTCACTTCACTGTG
- the LOC121286457 gene encoding transmembrane protein 233-like isoform X2 — MSQTVSKADLKESLEEGPETGPDNGAQQEQMPRKYIFLTIFSCFCPSYPINIVAFVFSMMALRSYNEGDIDGAKKLAHIAVLVAIAAIIIGLLIIAISCVVHFTVQ, encoded by the exons ATGTCTCAGACAGTCAGCAAAGCGGATCTGAAAGAATCGTTAGAAGAGGGTCCAGAGACCGGTCCTGACAATGGAGCCCAACAGGAGCAGATGCCTCGGAAATATATTTTTCTCACCATATTCTCTTGTTTCTGTCCATCTTATCCCATCAACATCGTGGCGTTCGTCTTTTCAATGATG GCTCTACGCAGCTACAATGAGGGTGATATTGATGGAGCCAAAAAACTGGCACACATTGCGGTGTTGGTTGCCATAGCAGCCATTATTATTGGATTATTAATTATCGCAATCTCTTGCGTCGTTCACTTCACTGTG